The sequence TACAGAACAGATCAAAATTGAACAAACAACCCGTGATGGAAATGTGGCTGAATACTTAAAGCTGGTGAATAGTGCAGACAAGCAGCAGGCTGGACGTATTAAACAAGTCTTCGAGAAGAAGAATCAGAAGTCTGCCCACTCCATTGCCCAGCTACAGAAGAAATTGGAACAGTATCACCGAAAGCTCAAAGACATCGAACAAAATGGATCCTCCAAAAGTTCCAAAGATATTTTGAAAGATAACTTGAAGGATATCCAGCCCCCTTTAAAAGATGTCCATGGCAAATCTCGTACCAGTGGCCAAGGTGCTGAGAGCAGCAAATCGGGTGTGCCAGGTGTCTCCTTGACACCACCAGTGTTTGTTTTCAACAAGTCAAGAGAGTTTGCAAATTTGATCCGAAATAAATTTGGTAGTGCTGACAACATTTCTCACCTGAAAAATACCCTGGATGAATTTCGGCCAGAAACTAGTTCCAGGGCTTATGGTGGCAGTGCTACTATTGTGGCTAAACCAAAATATGTTAGTGATGATGAGTGCTCAAGTGGGACATCTGGCTCTGCAGATAGTAATGGAAACCATTCCTTTGGGCCTGGTGGGACAAACGCTCTGGACAGCCAAGCAAAGCTTTCCATGATCTTGGAGGAActgagagaaataaaggagacgCAGTCCCAATTAGCTGATGACATAGAGAATTTAAAAGCACAGTTTCAAAGAGACTATGGTTTTATTTCTCAGACATTGCAGGAGGAAAGATACAggtattttcttttcctgt is a genomic window of Natator depressus isolate rNatDep1 chromosome 1, rNatDep2.hap1, whole genome shotgun sequence containing:
- the TMCC3 gene encoding transmembrane and coiled-coil domain protein 3 isoform X2 — its product is MLRKVERHDMNTLSLPLNIRRGGSDTNLNFDVPDGVLEFHKVKLNADSLKQKILKVTEQIKIEQTTRDGNVAEYLKLVNSADKQQAGRIKQVFEKKNQKSAHSIAQLQKKLEQYHRKLKDIEQNGSSKSSKDILKDNLKDIQPPLKDVHGKSRTSGQGAESSKSGVPGVSLTPPVFVFNKSREFANLIRNKFGSADNISHLKNTLDEFRPETSSRAYGGSATIVAKPKYVSDDECSSGTSGSADSNGNHSFGPGGTNALDSQAKLSMILEELREIKETQSQLADDIENLKAQFQRDYGFISQTLQEERYRYERLEDQLNDLTDLHQHETANLKQELASIEERVAYQACERSRDVQEALESCQTRVFKLEFHQQEQQALQSETVNAKVLLGKCINVILAFMTVILVCVSTIAKFIAPMMKSRFHIICTFFAVTLLAVFCKNWDHIICAIERMIIPR
- the TMCC3 gene encoding transmembrane and coiled-coil domain protein 3 isoform X1, which translates into the protein MPGSDTGLAVDRTYSDPERHQRAKTRVERHDMNTLSLPLNIRRGGSDTNLNFDVPDGVLEFHKVKLNADSLKQKILKVTEQIKIEQTTRDGNVAEYLKLVNSADKQQAGRIKQVFEKKNQKSAHSIAQLQKKLEQYHRKLKDIEQNGSSKSSKDILKDNLKDIQPPLKDVHGKSRTSGQGAESSKSGVPGVSLTPPVFVFNKSREFANLIRNKFGSADNISHLKNTLDEFRPETSSRAYGGSATIVAKPKYVSDDECSSGTSGSADSNGNHSFGPGGTNALDSQAKLSMILEELREIKETQSQLADDIENLKAQFQRDYGFISQTLQEERYRYERLEDQLNDLTDLHQHETANLKQELASIEERVAYQACERSRDVQEALESCQTRVFKLEFHQQEQQALQSETVNAKVLLGKCINVILAFMTVILVCVSTIAKFIAPMMKSRFHIICTFFAVTLLAVFCKNWDHIICAIERMIIPR
- the TMCC3 gene encoding transmembrane and coiled-coil domain protein 3 isoform X3, producing the protein MVERHDMNTLSLPLNIRRGGSDTNLNFDVPDGVLEFHKVKLNADSLKQKILKVTEQIKIEQTTRDGNVAEYLKLVNSADKQQAGRIKQVFEKKNQKSAHSIAQLQKKLEQYHRKLKDIEQNGSSKSSKDILKDNLKDIQPPLKDVHGKSRTSGQGAESSKSGVPGVSLTPPVFVFNKSREFANLIRNKFGSADNISHLKNTLDEFRPETSSRAYGGSATIVAKPKYVSDDECSSGTSGSADSNGNHSFGPGGTNALDSQAKLSMILEELREIKETQSQLADDIENLKAQFQRDYGFISQTLQEERYRYERLEDQLNDLTDLHQHETANLKQELASIEERVAYQACERSRDVQEALESCQTRVFKLEFHQQEQQALQSETVNAKVLLGKCINVILAFMTVILVCVSTIAKFIAPMMKSRFHIICTFFAVTLLAVFCKNWDHIICAIERMIIPR
- the TMCC3 gene encoding transmembrane and coiled-coil domain protein 3 isoform X4 translates to MNTLSLPLNIRRGGSDTNLNFDVPDGVLEFHKVKLNADSLKQKILKVTEQIKIEQTTRDGNVAEYLKLVNSADKQQAGRIKQVFEKKNQKSAHSIAQLQKKLEQYHRKLKDIEQNGSSKSSKDILKDNLKDIQPPLKDVHGKSRTSGQGAESSKSGVPGVSLTPPVFVFNKSREFANLIRNKFGSADNISHLKNTLDEFRPETSSRAYGGSATIVAKPKYVSDDECSSGTSGSADSNGNHSFGPGGTNALDSQAKLSMILEELREIKETQSQLADDIENLKAQFQRDYGFISQTLQEERYRYERLEDQLNDLTDLHQHETANLKQELASIEERVAYQACERSRDVQEALESCQTRVFKLEFHQQEQQALQSETVNAKVLLGKCINVILAFMTVILVCVSTIAKFIAPMMKSRFHIICTFFAVTLLAVFCKNWDHIICAIERMIIPR